In Microbacterium pumilum, the following proteins share a genomic window:
- a CDS encoding DNA topoisomerase IV subunit A codes for MPASRTDSSPAAEERIEDVDVSTEMQGSFLEYAYSVIYSRALPDARDGLKPVQRRILYQMADMGLRPDRGHVKSARVVGEVMGKLHPHGDAPIYDALVRLAQPFSLRVPLVDGHGNFGSLDDGPAAPRYTEARLAPAALALTENLDEDVVDFIPNYDGQFQQPAVLPAAYPNLLVNGAAGIAVGMATNMAPHNLIEVVAAAIHLLENPDATVEDLMDFVPGPDFPSGGIVMGLDGVKDAYTKGRGAFKVRGKVAIESLGPRRTGLVVTELPYQVGPERVIEKIKDAVQAKRLTGIADVTDLTDRSHGLRLVIGIKTGFDPQAVLDHLYRLTPLEDSFNINNVALVEGQPQTLGLKELLRVYLDHRIQVVTRRSRFRLARREERLHLVEGLLIAILDIDEVIQVIRTSDDSEQARTRLREVFDLSEVQAEYILELRLRRLTKFSRIELESERDSLKAEIAQLQALLGSEVLIRAQVARELEAASDEHGTPRRTMLMNAKPAAPRPTRGAPAPDLQIADAPTVVVLSTTGRAVRVDLSEGQDLTVPARRSKHDAVLDTAASTIRGELGAVTTAGRVVRFSPVDLPSVPPASVQLAAGVLLRDYLGIHDKTERVIALIRFDDDTPLALGTRQGVVKRIVPSGLTPRPELEIIGLKPGDAVVGAASAADDAELVFVTSDAQLLRFSASAVRPQGAPAGGMAGINLSAKAEVVFFGEASGDDVIAVTVSGADGVLPGTDAGRIKVSRFDDFPAKGRATGGVRAHTFLRGEDRLTLAWIGRTPALAVGPDGSARTLPPATAKRDASGQPLPAAIGSVGRTLV; via the coding sequence ATGCCCGCATCCCGCACCGACTCCTCCCCCGCCGCAGAAGAACGCATCGAAGACGTCGACGTCTCGACCGAGATGCAGGGCTCCTTCCTCGAGTACGCGTACTCGGTCATCTACTCGCGTGCGCTTCCCGATGCGCGGGACGGACTGAAGCCCGTGCAGCGCCGCATCCTGTACCAGATGGCCGATATGGGCCTGCGCCCCGACCGCGGTCACGTCAAGAGCGCCCGCGTCGTCGGCGAGGTCATGGGAAAGCTCCACCCGCACGGCGACGCGCCGATCTACGACGCGCTGGTGCGCCTCGCGCAGCCGTTCTCGCTGCGCGTGCCGCTCGTCGACGGTCATGGCAACTTCGGGTCGCTGGATGACGGCCCCGCCGCGCCTCGCTACACCGAGGCCCGGTTGGCGCCCGCAGCGCTCGCGCTGACCGAGAACCTCGACGAAGATGTCGTGGACTTCATCCCGAACTACGACGGCCAATTCCAGCAGCCGGCGGTGCTGCCTGCGGCCTACCCGAACCTCCTCGTGAACGGTGCGGCCGGCATCGCGGTCGGCATGGCGACGAACATGGCGCCCCACAACCTCATCGAGGTCGTCGCGGCCGCCATCCACCTGCTCGAGAATCCGGACGCGACGGTCGAAGACCTCATGGACTTCGTGCCCGGTCCCGACTTCCCGTCGGGCGGGATCGTGATGGGCCTCGACGGCGTCAAAGACGCGTACACCAAGGGTCGCGGCGCGTTCAAGGTGCGCGGCAAGGTCGCCATCGAGTCGCTGGGCCCCCGTCGCACCGGCCTGGTCGTGACCGAGCTGCCATACCAGGTCGGTCCCGAACGAGTGATCGAGAAGATCAAGGATGCCGTCCAGGCCAAGCGCCTGACCGGGATCGCGGATGTCACCGACCTGACCGACCGCAGCCACGGTCTGCGGCTCGTCATCGGCATCAAGACCGGGTTCGATCCGCAGGCGGTGCTCGACCACCTCTACCGGCTCACCCCGCTCGAGGACTCGTTCAACATCAACAACGTCGCCCTCGTCGAAGGGCAGCCGCAGACGCTGGGGCTCAAGGAGCTGCTGCGCGTCTACCTCGACCACCGCATTCAGGTCGTCACGAGACGCAGCCGGTTCCGCCTCGCGCGGCGCGAAGAGCGCCTGCACCTGGTCGAGGGACTGCTCATCGCGATCCTCGACATCGACGAGGTGATCCAGGTCATCCGCACCTCGGACGACAGCGAGCAGGCGCGCACCCGGCTGCGCGAGGTGTTCGACCTCAGCGAGGTCCAGGCGGAATACATCCTCGAGCTCCGCCTGCGCCGGCTGACGAAGTTCTCGCGGATCGAGCTCGAGTCGGAGCGCGACTCGCTCAAGGCCGAGATCGCTCAGCTGCAGGCGCTGCTGGGCAGCGAGGTGCTCATCCGTGCCCAGGTCGCGCGCGAGCTCGAAGCCGCCTCGGACGAGCACGGCACGCCGCGGCGGACGATGCTGATGAACGCGAAGCCGGCCGCGCCCCGTCCCACCCGCGGTGCGCCGGCTCCCGATCTGCAGATCGCCGACGCGCCCACCGTCGTCGTGCTCTCCACGACGGGGCGAGCCGTGCGAGTGGACCTGAGCGAGGGGCAGGATCTCACCGTGCCCGCGCGCAGGAGCAAGCACGACGCCGTCTTGGACACGGCGGCCTCGACGATCCGCGGTGAGCTCGGCGCGGTGACGACGGCCGGGCGCGTCGTCCGGTTCAGCCCCGTCGACCTGCCGTCTGTGCCGCCGGCGTCAGTGCAGCTCGCGGCCGGCGTTCTGCTGCGCGACTATCTCGGCATCCATGACAAGACCGAGCGGGTGATCGCACTCATCCGGTTCGACGACGACACGCCTCTTGCACTGGGCACCCGGCAGGGTGTCGTGAAGCGCATCGTGCCCTCGGGTCTGACCCCTCGCCCCGAGCTCGAGATCATCGGACTCAAGCCGGGCGACGCAGTCGTCGGTGCGGCGTCGGCGGCGGATGACGCGGAGCTCGTGTTCGTGACCAGCGACGCACAGCTGCTCCGTTTCTCCGCCTCCGCGGTCCGACCGCAAGGAGCTCCAGCAGGTGGGATGGCGGGCATCAACCTGTCGGCCAAGGCGGAGGTCGTGTTCTTCGGCGAGGCATCGGGCGACGACGTGATCGCCGTCACGGTGTCGGGTGCGGACGGGGTGCTGCCGGGGACGGATGCCGGTCGGATCAAGGTTTCGCGGTTCGACGACTTCCCCGCCAAGGGTCGCGCGACAGGCGGAGTGCGGGCGCACACGTTCCTGCGCGGCGAGGATCGGCTGACGCTCGCGTGGATCGGGCGGACGCCTGCGCTGGCGGTCGGTCCGGACGGCTCGGCGCGGACGCTGCCGCCGGCGACCGCCAAGCGCGACGCCTCCGGCCAGCCGCTGCCGGCCGCGATCGGCTCGGTCGGCCGCACCCTCGTCTGA
- a CDS encoding helix-turn-helix domain-containing protein, giving the protein MESWDLESLRTTDPATGLRAVGALHRLAEKVEALHVAAARRAGWSWEQIGDALGVTRQSVHTKYGKREGNV; this is encoded by the coding sequence ATGGAGTCATGGGATCTCGAATCGCTTCGTACCACCGATCCGGCCACAGGGCTGCGCGCGGTCGGTGCATTGCACCGTCTCGCCGAAAAGGTCGAGGCGCTGCATGTCGCCGCGGCGCGACGCGCCGGATGGTCATGGGAGCAGATCGGCGACGCACTCGGCGTCACGCGCCAGTCGGTGCACACGAAGTATGGAAAGCGGGAAGGCAATGTTTGA
- a CDS encoding Clp protease N-terminal domain-containing protein, translating into MFERFAREARSAVEGARREAGRRGDRRIGTEHLLLALLHDRAVAQTVGVDATAAEKAADQLDRDALAAIGLTIGEFEPTGSAGARRVPRMTSGAKSVLQGALVTATAEKARAITSRHLLLALLDRHEPDPAAALLDALHVDPSLLRSRLTTAA; encoded by the coding sequence ATGTTTGAGCGATTCGCCCGGGAAGCCCGGTCTGCGGTGGAGGGAGCACGGCGCGAGGCGGGTCGCCGCGGCGACAGGCGGATCGGCACGGAACACCTGCTGCTCGCCCTGCTGCACGACCGCGCGGTGGCTCAGACCGTGGGCGTCGATGCCACAGCCGCCGAGAAAGCCGCCGACCAGCTCGATCGTGACGCGCTTGCGGCGATCGGCCTCACCATCGGAGAGTTCGAGCCGACAGGATCGGCGGGCGCCAGGCGGGTTCCGCGCATGACGTCCGGCGCCAAGTCGGTGCTCCAGGGCGCCCTCGTCACCGCGACGGCCGAGAAGGCGCGAGCCATCACGTCACGCCATCTGCTCCTCGCGCTGCTCGACCGGCACGAACCGGATCCCGCGGCAGCCCTGCTCGACGCGCTGCACGTCGACCCGTCGTTGCTGCGGAGCCGCCTCACGACGGCGGCATAG
- a CDS encoding HNH endonuclease signature motif containing protein, which produces MAVGGSRRVRAARKRKRRMDAADNDLTVSQWARIREAWGGCAYCGATDAALQRDCVLALSRGGRYTIENIVPACRSCNASKSNDEVTRWLRRKRLDERAFLLRHREVLALLMSEPSIMAAPVGAGDSPVMDGDRALTSAQVGAMPPS; this is translated from the coding sequence ATGGCAGTCGGCGGGAGCAGGCGCGTGCGTGCCGCTCGAAAGCGAAAGCGCCGCATGGATGCCGCCGACAACGACCTCACCGTCTCTCAGTGGGCGAGGATCCGTGAAGCCTGGGGCGGCTGTGCATACTGCGGTGCGACGGATGCCGCGCTCCAGCGCGATTGCGTCCTCGCACTCTCGCGAGGCGGCCGCTACACGATCGAGAACATCGTGCCGGCGTGCCGCTCATGCAACGCCAGCAAGAGCAACGATGAGGTGACGCGGTGGCTGCGGCGCAAGCGCCTGGACGAGCGAGCGTTTCTGCTGCGTCACCGCGAGGTCCTGGCGCTGCTGATGTCGGAACCCTCGATCATGGCCGCGCCGGTGGGCGCCGGTGACTCTCCTGTGATGGACGGCGACAGGGCCCTGACGAGTGCGCAGGTCGGCGCTATGCCGCCGTCGTGA